One Ignavibacterium album JCM 16511 genomic region harbors:
- the arsM gene encoding arsenite methyltransferase: MENPNSLKEIVKNKYSEIATSSDGNGCCGPVSGRCGDSVNVEFTMIGEDYRNIVGYVPEADLGLGCGVPTELAGIKQGDIVVDLGSGAGNDVFIARKIVGDSGKVIGIDITEAMIKKANLNKSKLGYTNVEFRLGDIENIPLDDSSADVVISNCVLNLVPDKRKAFSEIYRILKHGAHFCVSDIVVQGELPQEFKKSAELYAGCVSGALNQEDYLNIISEIGFKNIEIKKSRRIDLPEELLKKFFDEKAIIDYKNSLKGIFSITVIAFKQ; encoded by the coding sequence ATGGAAAACCCAAATTCATTGAAAGAAATCGTTAAAAACAAATACTCTGAGATTGCAACTTCATCAGATGGAAATGGTTGTTGCGGACCTGTTTCAGGTCGCTGTGGCGATTCAGTAAATGTTGAATTTACAATGATTGGAGAAGATTACAGGAATATTGTAGGTTATGTTCCAGAAGCTGATTTAGGGCTTGGTTGTGGAGTGCCTACAGAGTTAGCCGGAATTAAACAAGGTGATATTGTTGTTGACCTTGGAAGTGGTGCTGGTAATGATGTTTTTATCGCAAGAAAAATTGTTGGCGATAGCGGAAAAGTAATTGGTATTGATATAACTGAAGCAATGATTAAAAAAGCTAATCTGAATAAATCTAAACTTGGTTATACAAATGTAGAATTCAGATTGGGTGATATTGAAAATATTCCTCTTGACGATAGCAGTGCAGATGTTGTAATAAGTAATTGTGTGTTAAATCTGGTTCCGGATAAAAGAAAAGCGTTTAGTGAGATTTACAGAATATTGAAACACGGAGCGCATTTTTGTGTATCAGATATTGTTGTGCAAGGCGAACTTCCGCAAGAATTTAAAAAATCTGCTGAGCTTTATGCAGGTTGTGTTTCCGGTGCTTTAAATCAGGAAGATTATCTTAACATAATTAGTGAAATTGGTTTCAAAAATATCGAAATCAAGAAATCAAGAAGAATAGATTTGCCCGAAGAATTGCTCAAAAAATTTTTTGACGAAAAGGCAATAATTGATTATAAAAATTCTCTGAAAGGAATTTTTAGTATTACGGTAATAGCATTCAAGCAGTAA
- a CDS encoding SDH family Clp fold serine proteinase: MDFLSLFWIFIMLSSLQPLLRKKMLESARIKLLERIEQQRNSRVIAFIHRQETMSFLGFPLMRYIDINDSEEILRAIKLTDKNIPIDIILHTPGGLVLASEQIANALKKHPAKVTVFVPHYAMSGGTLIALAADEIVMDENAVLGPLDPQLGQKPAASVLKILEQKPIDRISDDTLILADLAKKAINQIKNLIVNLLKDKMDLQKAESIADTLASGRWTHDYPITVEEAKQLGLNVNTEMPEEVYQLMALYPQSTQVRPSVEYIPVPKTKESSK; the protein is encoded by the coding sequence ATGGATTTCTTGTCATTGTTCTGGATTTTTATAATGCTTTCTTCACTTCAGCCATTGCTGAGGAAAAAAATGTTGGAGTCTGCAAGAATAAAATTATTAGAGAGAATAGAGCAGCAAAGAAACAGTCGAGTAATTGCCTTTATTCACAGACAAGAGACAATGAGCTTTCTTGGTTTCCCTTTAATGAGGTACATTGATATAAATGATTCGGAAGAAATTTTAAGAGCAATTAAACTAACCGATAAAAATATTCCGATTGACATTATACTTCATACACCGGGCGGATTAGTACTTGCATCTGAACAGATTGCTAATGCATTAAAGAAGCATCCGGCAAAAGTTACTGTGTTTGTTCCGCATTATGCAATGTCAGGTGGAACTCTAATCGCACTCGCCGCAGATGAAATAGTAATGGATGAGAATGCTGTTCTTGGTCCGCTTGATCCTCAGCTCGGACAAAAACCTGCAGCATCTGTATTAAAAATTCTGGAACAGAAACCAATAGATAGAATCAGTGATGATACTTTAATTCTTGCAGACCTTGCTAAAAAGGCAATCAATCAAATCAAAAACCTTATTGTAAATCTATTGAAAGACAAAATGGATTTACAAAAAGCTGAATCAATTGCGGATACTTTGGCTTCAGGAAGATGGACACACGATTATCCAATAACTGTGGAAGAAGCTAAACAACTAGGATTAAATGTTAATACAGAAATGCCCGAAGAAGTTTATCAGTTGATGGCATTATATCCGCAATCGACTCAAGTCAGACCATCAGTGGAGTACATTCCTGTTCCGAAAACCAAAGAGAGTTCTAAGTAG
- a CDS encoding outer membrane beta-barrel protein: protein MKRLTYLFTVAFLMASASLFAQEKGKFGLGIDGVESPNLLAKYFVSDQFATEFVLGFDVYSPGGDAPTGQTKVTGTAFRIGLDGLYHFQIGKVSPYVGAEVLFQNMKEGGFYAQEPDARNEVFANLVLGAEYFIDKNFSFGVKHRIGADIKLSRDIPKEETDTFFKTSTQLTARFYF from the coding sequence ATGAAAAGATTAACATATTTATTCACTGTTGCTTTTTTAATGGCATCAGCATCTTTGTTTGCCCAGGAGAAAGGCAAATTCGGTTTAGGAATCGATGGTGTTGAATCACCAAATCTTTTAGCAAAATATTTTGTATCAGATCAATTCGCTACAGAATTTGTTCTTGGCTTTGATGTTTATTCTCCTGGTGGAGATGCTCCAACCGGACAAACAAAAGTAACAGGCACTGCATTCAGAATTGGTTTAGATGGCCTATATCATTTTCAGATAGGAAAAGTTTCTCCTTATGTAGGCGCTGAGGTTCTTTTCCAGAATATGAAAGAAGGTGGTTTCTATGCTCAGGAACCTGATGCAAGAAATGAAGTTTTTGCTAATCTTGTTTTAGGTGCTGAATACTTTATTGATAAGAATTTTAGCTTTGGTGTAAAACACAGAATTGGTGCTGATATCAAATTGTCACGCGACATTCCTAAAGAAGAGACTGATACATTCTTCAAAACTTCTACTCAGTTGACTGCAAGATTTTATTTCTAA
- a CDS encoding beta galactosidase jelly roll domain-containing protein, with product MKRANKSLLKILLPTVTCFFLLVGCVENTNKAEIPIRLNEKILIELKGKWKFSLGDSPERSKVDFNDDNWELIDVPSSWENQGFHGYDGFAWYRKEFTVTDDLSFENLYLILGFVDDVDETYLNGKLIGLSGGFPPNYNTAYNAYRRYKIPSGLLRKEKNVIAVRVYDKELEGGIIGGEPGIYAVLNELNPDLTLEGIWKFKIGDDKVRADKNYDDSDWDSLFVPAHWEMQGYRDYDGFAWYRKKFSISKELSKERLVLLMGKIDDIDQTYINGVQIGSTGLWNFNKVPTDFNTGNEWEQKRIYSIPDGLLNFNDENIIAVRVYDGFRDGGIYQGPIGIITEKKFRQSSSR from the coding sequence ATGAAAAGAGCAAATAAATCATTATTAAAAATTTTGCTACCAACAGTAACATGTTTTTTTCTTCTGGTAGGTTGTGTTGAGAATACAAATAAAGCAGAAATTCCCATAAGACTAAACGAAAAAATTTTGATTGAACTGAAAGGCAAATGGAAATTTTCTTTAGGCGATTCTCCGGAAAGAAGCAAAGTTGATTTCAATGATGATAATTGGGAATTAATTGATGTTCCTTCGTCGTGGGAAAATCAAGGTTTTCATGGTTACGATGGATTTGCTTGGTACAGAAAAGAATTTACAGTTACTGATGATTTAAGTTTTGAAAATCTCTATCTGATTTTAGGTTTTGTAGATGATGTTGATGAAACCTATCTCAATGGAAAATTAATCGGACTTTCAGGCGGTTTTCCTCCCAACTACAATACCGCTTATAATGCTTACCGACGATATAAAATTCCAAGTGGTCTGTTAAGGAAAGAAAAGAATGTAATTGCAGTTCGTGTTTATGATAAGGAACTTGAAGGCGGAATAATAGGTGGTGAGCCGGGAATCTATGCTGTGTTAAATGAACTTAATCCTGATTTAACACTTGAAGGAATCTGGAAATTCAAAATTGGCGACGATAAAGTTCGTGCAGATAAAAATTATGATGATAGTGATTGGGATAGTTTATTCGTTCCTGCTCATTGGGAAATGCAGGGCTACAGAGATTATGATGGATTTGCATGGTACAGAAAAAAATTTTCTATCAGTAAAGAATTAAGCAAAGAAAGATTGGTTTTACTTATGGGAAAGATTGATGACATTGATCAGACTTATATAAATGGAGTTCAGATTGGTTCTACCGGATTGTGGAATTTTAACAAAGTACCGACTGACTTTAATACAGGAAATGAATGGGAACAAAAAAGAATTTACTCAATTCCAGATGGATTATTGAATTTTAATGACGAAAATATAATTGCAGTAAGAGTTTATGATGGATTTCGTGATGGAGGAATTTATCAAGGTCCAATTGGAATAATTACAGAGAAAAAATTCAGGCAGAGTTCTTCGCGATAA
- a CDS encoding rhomboid family intramembrane serine protease, producing the protein MIPLADNIPHRRFPIINWTIIVLNIFFFFFTLSLGKDAQEFVQIFGVVPYRFINDFDSFEIGTIFSSMFLHGGWAHILGNMIALYIFGDNVEDRLGSFRYLLFYLLTGIAASLTHIFLNQNSIVPTIGASGAISGVMAAYIFLYPTAKVITVFPILFFPYIIELPAIVYTGVWFITQFFSGVLTIVADVQAFGGVAYWAHIGGFVAGIILLPVLLVRKYKRRKYVDEYYPW; encoded by the coding sequence ATGATACCTTTAGCTGATAACATACCTCATCGAAGATTTCCGATTATAAATTGGACAATTATTGTTTTGAATATCTTCTTTTTCTTCTTCACTTTATCATTAGGAAAAGATGCTCAGGAATTTGTACAGATATTCGGAGTTGTTCCATATCGATTTATAAATGACTTCGATTCTTTTGAGATTGGGACTATTTTTTCTTCAATGTTTTTGCACGGTGGATGGGCTCATATTTTGGGAAATATGATTGCTCTATACATTTTTGGAGACAATGTTGAAGATCGGCTCGGATCTTTCAGATATCTGTTATTTTATCTTCTCACAGGAATAGCTGCATCATTAACTCATATTTTTCTTAACCAGAATTCTATTGTGCCGACTATCGGAGCCAGTGGTGCGATAAGCGGTGTGATGGCAGCTTATATTTTTCTTTATCCAACCGCAAAAGTTATTACGGTTTTTCCTATTTTATTTTTCCCATACATAATTGAACTTCCGGCAATTGTTTACACCGGAGTTTGGTTCATCACACAATTTTTCAGTGGAGTACTTACTATAGTTGCAGATGTACAGGCTTTTGGCGGGGTTGCATACTGGGCACACATTGGAGGATTTGTTGCTGGAATAATTTTACTTCCCGTTTTACTCGTCAGAAAATATAAACGAAGAAAATATGTTGATGAATATTATCCCTGGTAA
- a CDS encoding ArsR/SmtB family transcription factor codes for MAITKKDEFTSEEIWLSDIAKALSHPARIKILKILNETDSCIVGTIVDKLPLAQATVSQHLKELKRVGLIEGEIDGPKVCYCLNNKTLVKAKSALDKLFSKIGCC; via the coding sequence ATGGCTATCACAAAAAAAGATGAATTTACATCCGAAGAAATCTGGCTTTCGGATATTGCAAAAGCTTTATCTCATCCGGCGAGAATTAAAATTCTTAAAATCCTGAACGAAACTGATTCCTGCATTGTCGGAACAATTGTAGATAAACTACCATTGGCACAGGCAACAGTTTCGCAACATCTCAAAGAATTGAAGCGCGTCGGACTGATTGAAGGTGAAATTGATGGACCTAAAGTGTGTTATTGCCTGAATAATAAAACTCTTGTTAAAGCAAAATCAGCTTTGGATAAATTGTTTTCAAAAATTGGCTGTTGTTAA
- a CDS encoding phosphatase PAP2 family protein, which translates to MKKYQTKTTIYFLFVLWLILAFLFESSDLLLSNYFYNPNSHWAKFLEMYGEIPGLVISLIGIYIYFTSNKLSSNAKKILVYFLLMLLSTVGVIYINFLVISNAFGVRFNSSIEIIILISGSSIVNLFALIYIKNKLKFSFKQFLFSRIVLRMLTFGFLLTTLPLKFLWGRIRFRDFNGDFSNFTTWYLPNGINGNDSFPSGHAAMSWILISLFILLADKSIFRRTAIKTIIIGYALLVCFSRIVIGAHFASDVLFGSMFMISAYVVSKHFLYEEQLNRK; encoded by the coding sequence TTGAAAAAATATCAAACGAAAACAACAATTTATTTTCTGTTTGTACTTTGGTTAATACTTGCATTTCTTTTTGAGTCAAGTGATTTATTACTTTCAAATTATTTTTATAACCCAAATAGCCATTGGGCTAAATTTCTGGAAATGTATGGTGAAATTCCCGGATTAGTAATCAGTTTAATAGGAATTTACATTTACTTTACCTCGAATAAACTATCCTCTAATGCAAAGAAAATTCTTGTTTACTTTTTGCTTATGCTGCTATCAACTGTTGGGGTTATATACATCAATTTCTTAGTGATTTCCAATGCATTCGGTGTAAGGTTTAATTCATCAATTGAAATTATAATCCTGATTTCGGGTAGTTCTATAGTCAATTTATTCGCTCTCATCTACATAAAGAATAAATTAAAATTTTCTTTCAAGCAGTTTTTATTTTCCAGAATTGTACTACGAATGCTGACATTTGGATTTTTACTAACAACACTTCCACTTAAATTTTTGTGGGGAAGAATCAGATTCAGAGATTTCAATGGTGATTTTTCAAACTTCACAACCTGGTATCTTCCAAATGGAATTAATGGTAATGATTCATTTCCCTCTGGTCACGCAGCAATGAGTTGGATATTGATTAGCTTATTTATTCTTCTTGCTGACAAATCAATTTTCAGAAGAACTGCTATCAAAACAATAATTATCGGATATGCTTTGTTAGTTTGTTTTAGCAGAATAGTAATCGGTGCACACTTTGCATCTGATGTTTTGTTCGGAAGTATGTTTATGATTTCTGCTTATGTAGTATCAAAACATTTTTTATACGAAGAGCAATTAAACAGAAAATAG
- a CDS encoding CDGSH iron-sulfur domain-containing protein, whose amino-acid sequence MKIKATENGPYLIEVTEAKIIRGGKEEMLSQKTIALCRCGQSSNKPFCDGTHRKCEFKGEVVEIEVK is encoded by the coding sequence ATGAAAATCAAAGCAACAGAAAACGGTCCTTATTTAATCGAGGTTACTGAAGCAAAGATAATTAGAGGTGGGAAAGAAGAAATGCTTTCTCAAAAAACAATTGCACTTTGCCGATGCGGACAATCATCAAACAAACCATTTTGCGATGGAACTCATAGAAAATGTGAGTTTAAAGGTGAAGTTGTAGAGATCGAAGTGAAATAA